The window ATCACTCTTTTCATATTCTATCAATGTTCTTATTCTTAAATTTGGATAATTTATTATTCCTTGTTTTATATCCACACCTAATTTCCTCAAATAGTAAATATAGTACTTTATCTGCCAAATATTTGCATTTTCAAACGTTTTTGATTTTTTTATTTCATATACTATCTTATTTTTCTTTACAAAGTCTATTCGAATGTCATTTATTAAAATGCCTTTTTCAACATTTCTATAAGAGAATTTTTCAAGATTTTTTCCGATTTGTACATCCTCGTTTTCCTCTTCCAACCCTATTTCATGTACAAAAAACCATAGCTTTCTTTTGCAGATGTGGTAATAATAAAATTCTATACCACTAACCAATTTAAGACCTCTCTTCATATAATGTTATCTAAATCTTCATTTGTTTTAGTAGCTGTAATGGCTCCAAGCTCGGAGGAATATTCACAGTCCACTATCGTAATGGTTTCTCGATCGTTTAATTCTATATATTCCTTTTTGTATTTTCCTATTTCATAAATTCCAAGAGAAGTAGTGTATTTGTATAAATTCATTTTGTTTAAATATATCTCTTTTAGAATGTTTTTTCTTTCTTCATTATCTTTTGACTCTTTAATAGATTTTGTCAATAATTTGTATTTTTCTATTATATTTTTTATTTTATCCTTGAATTTATTATATACTGGTTTAGGAATTATGGTTATACTGTCAATATCTCTGAATATTTTTCTGATTTCATTTTTATCTGCCTCATATTCTTTAAACGATTTGACATAATTTAGGTTTTTTTCAAGATTTTCAAGATATTTTGTTTCTTTTAATTTAGCTTTTGAATATACTTTTTTTACTAAATTCATTTTATCCATTTCATGCAAATATCCATCTATTTTTTTTATTTCTGATCTTGATAATTTAAATATATCTTCATCTATTATTGTTCCAACTCCTGAGGGATTGTTGGATTCGTCTCCGATAAATATGAATGCGTTATAATCCCCCTTGAATGCCCTTTTTCTATAAACTCTTCCTAACCTTTGAAAAAGACTGTTTATATCTGAGAGTTCAGTTACTAAAATATCAAAATCAATATCAAGAGAAGCTTCTACTATTGGTGTAGTAATCCAAATACCTTTTCCATTATAATTTTTCCCTAACTTTATAATTTCATTTTCTTTGCTGTCCCTATCCATCTTTATAAATTTGCTATGCAGTAATTTTACTTCACATTCTGGAATTCTTTGTCTTAACTCATTATAAATTTGCTGAGCTTTTCTCACTGTGTTACAAATAACTAGTATTCTATTTCGGTTGTACAATTTTAAAATTAAATCTGGATTTAATACATCCTCTATAACTTTTACACTATGCCTTAGCAGGTTATTAGTGAAAGGAGGTGAAAGTTCGTATTCTATTTTGTATTTGTTTAAGTAATCCAACAAAACTTCTGGTAGAGTAGCAGTTAATATTGCAAATTTTCCACCAAAATCCGTTATCATTTTTAATCCAATAATCAAATATGCTAAAAGCTGTGAAGAGTACATTTGAACTTCATCAATTATGATTTTTGAATACGATAATGTAGCTAATTTCACCTCAAATCCTCGATATCTATAAACTATGTCAAAAAGTTGATCAAGAGTGGAGATTGTCAAGGCAAGTGATAGTTGTTTGGTTTTAGTGTAGTAGACATCTAAAGGCGTATTTTCAAATAAATTTTCCCTTTTAACATACTCAAAAAAACTATCTGAATGCAGGATGCCTACTTTTTCTTTATTTTCTCCTTTTAATATCTTTTGAATAATTCTATCGTATATTGCATTGATTGATACTTTCAAAGGTAATGTGTAGAATCCCTTGTTGTCTCCTATCCAAAGTAATCCAGCTTCTGTCTTTCCCATGCCAGTTTGTGCTGTAACAATAATATTCTTATTTTCATTTTCTATTGCAAATTTTTGTAAATCATTCCACTTATAACCCAGGTTATTTAAGGATGTCCGTAAAAAATCATTTTTTTGTTCAACTTCTATATGAGCACTTGCAGCATAGTCCAATTTATTTAATAATCCTTTTACTAAGACATAATTCTTGAAAGTTTTTTGTTCTCTCTTATAAATTCTATCTCCTAACGTGAAATAATAATCTTCTATTGATTCTTGTACTTCTAACTTAGGAAGTTTATCATATACAAATTTATCGATATTTCTCTTAAGTGATTCCACTTCATTTTCTATATCTTCAATTTCAATGTCAGAAAAATCTCTTTCATGATGGTAAGCTATAGAATGAAATAAAATTACAATTTCTTCTTCTGAAAGATCTAATTTATCAGGATCTATAAAGAGTAAACTTAAAAGAGAATGCGGAATTTCTTTTGGATCTCTTTTCCCAAATTTTATTTTTTTCTGAAATTTTTCATTAATTTTTCCTAGATCATGCAAAACACATGCATACTCTAAAAGCTTCCAATTTATCGGTATGTTAGGATATAAAGTTCTTAAGGTATTTAGTTGTTTTAATAGATTATCAGTATGTTCTTGAATAGTTTCTTTTGGGTTTGATTTAGCTAAGAATTCCATAATATCACTATACTAAAAATACAGGATTTTCATCTTGATCAATTAAAAATTCATACCCTTTTAATAACGACAATATATTAGAGCTGTATAATACTTTTACTTTTTTCCATTTTCTATAAAATTTATTTTTTCCAAATTTTTCTAAGATATAGTTTTTATTTAAATCATAATAAGTCCCAACTATACTATATTCTTCCAGTTTGTTTCTAAATTTTATTGCATTAACATAATTTGTAGGAATATAATATGAATAATTTTTTAACTCATCTTTTAATCTTAATGATTTTTCCAACATTACTTTTTCTATATCTACTATTTTAACTTCTCTTATTATAGCTAAGTCTTCCCTTCTTCCTAATGAAGGATACTCTTTAGGAAACTTTAAAGCAGTTTCAATCACGCTTAAAAGAGTATCATCCTCAGGAACTATATGAATGATTAATTCGACATTAACTAGAACTTCTGTTGTCCCTATTCCTTTTGTTATACCGTATCCATTGACGATTAATTGATGCCTCTTTTCTTCGAATCTATTTTCAGGAGAAAATTCGTATCTTGTGAACATATCGTAGAATTTCGAATAGTGCCTTCCACAAATACTTAATTTCATTTTTTTGTATTCTTCAAAATTACATAGATTGTGAATCATTCCGATTACTGTTGAGTATGGTGGAAGTGGATACGATTCTCTTAGAGAAAATGCTACTGGTATCTTGTAATTTGCTGTTTCTTGTTCAATTTTAACTCGCACTGCTTTCATAATATTTCTTTACCCTCTCTTTCAAAAATTCAAAAAATTCTTTAATACTTACAGCATTTAATTTTTCAAAAATTTCATGTTCGTTTTCAAATATTCCACGCATAAGTCCACTTTTTGTATTTTCTTTTATATTTTCATTAAGATTTAAAATCTCCAGAATAGGCTCCAATTTTAATTTTCGATTTTCGATCATTACAATATTCTGAAAAAACGGATTTTTTATATCATAAACCCCACCTATTACAAATAGTGGCGCCAAAGATTCCCGTCTTCCTTTAATATCTCTATACAAAAACATTATTACATCAAACAATTTATGTATCCTTCTAATTTTTTCATCGGGCGAAAGGTTTACATTGTCATTTTCATCAATGCCTATTTGATCTAAATCAATATTAACAGTATATCTATAAAATGCTCTGTGCATTTCTGATTGTGCAATGTTAGGATCTGCATTTATTCTATCAGCAAGTCCCTTATTTGTGAGAAAATCTATATCTCCTTTAAATTCTTCTAAAGAAATTGCGTTTGAAATTCTTACCTTTGCACTTCTTGTTAAGGCTTGCTTACTTTTCTTAGTTTTCATATAACCAAAAAAGTCTATCTCAGGATATTTTTCAATAGTTGCATCTGGTTTGAATTGAATAACACTTTTGTTACCTTTCTCTTTTTCCACTGGTGTTAGTTCTTCACCAAATTGATTAACTATATTGTATCTAATTGCTTGTCTAGAAATATAGCTTAATTGTTTACCCTCTCTAGACAATTTTTTTAGCGTTGTTACATTACCAATTCCTTCTCCATAATTAAGACTTTCAGCTTCAAAAATAATTGTCATCGTTACCCCTTTTACTTTCATACTATTTCCTCCTTTTCAACTTTTTCATTTATCATACCGGCTATAAATGAATAAGCTACTATTTTGAATAATTCTTTATCATATAGGGTATCTATTATAAGCTTTGGTATATCTTTGTTTACATATAAATAACAATTTAGAAGGATATCCAAAAACTGATCGAACTTTTCAACTTTCAAACTGTTTAAAAGCCTGTAAGCAATTCCAGGAATTTTGTTTACTGAATCTCTTTTTTTGTATTCTTCCCAAAGTTTATAACCTGCATAATTAGCTTTTCTAACTAATTCTTCTTTACCATTCAATTTTCTCACCTCGCTTGTTATGTAATACATAATGTTTAACAGATTATTTATAGTATTATAATTAAAACCTTCATTTTCCGAATTTATTCTTAAATACAAAAGTTTATAAATCAATGGCTCTAAAGGACTTTTATTAATTATTTTG of the Thermosipho atlanticus DSM 15807 genome contains:
- the cas4 gene encoding CRISPR-associated protein Cas4 — protein: MKRGLKLVSGIEFYYYHICKRKLWFFVHEIGLEEENEDVQIGKNLEKFSYRNVEKGILINDIRIDFVKKNKIVYEIKKSKTFENANIWQIKYYIYYLRKLGVDIKQGIINYPNLRIRTLIEYEKSDDEYITFVIDEIKKIKNSKIIPEVLNAKFCKKCAYYEFCYV
- a CDS encoding CRISPR-associated helicase/endonuclease Cas3, translated to MEFLAKSNPKETIQEHTDNLLKQLNTLRTLYPNIPINWKLLEYACVLHDLGKINEKFQKKIKFGKRDPKEIPHSLLSLLFIDPDKLDLSEEEIVILFHSIAYHHERDFSDIEIEDIENEVESLKRNIDKFVYDKLPKLEVQESIEDYYFTLGDRIYKREQKTFKNYVLVKGLLNKLDYAASAHIEVEQKNDFLRTSLNNLGYKWNDLQKFAIENENKNIIVTAQTGMGKTEAGLLWIGDNKGFYTLPLKVSINAIYDRIIQKILKGENKEKVGILHSDSFFEYVKRENLFENTPLDVYYTKTKQLSLALTISTLDQLFDIVYRYRGFEVKLATLSYSKIIIDEVQMYSSQLLAYLIIGLKMITDFGGKFAILTATLPEVLLDYLNKYKIEYELSPPFTNNLLRHSVKVIEDVLNPDLILKLYNRNRILVICNTVRKAQQIYNELRQRIPECEVKLLHSKFIKMDRDSKENEIIKLGKNYNGKGIWITTPIVEASLDIDFDILVTELSDINSLFQRLGRVYRKRAFKGDYNAFIFIGDESNNPSGVGTIIDEDIFKLSRSEIKKIDGYLHEMDKMNLVKKVYSKAKLKETKYLENLEKNLNYVKSFKEYEADKNEIRKIFRDIDSITIIPKPVYNKFKDKIKNIIEKYKLLTKSIKESKDNEERKNILKEIYLNKMNLYKYTTSLGIYEIGKYKKEYIELNDRETITIVDCEYSSELGAITATKTNEDLDNII
- the cas5b gene encoding type I-B CRISPR-associated protein Cas5b yields the protein MKAVRVKIEQETANYKIPVAFSLRESYPLPPYSTVIGMIHNLCNFEEYKKMKLSICGRHYSKFYDMFTRYEFSPENRFEEKRHQLIVNGYGITKGIGTTEVLVNVELIIHIVPEDDTLLSVIETALKFPKEYPSLGRREDLAIIREVKIVDIEKVMLEKSLRLKDELKNYSYYIPTNYVNAIKFRNKLEEYSIVGTYYDLNKNYILEKFGKNKFYRKWKKVKVLYSSNILSLLKGYEFLIDQDENPVFLV
- the cas7i gene encoding type I-B CRISPR-associated protein Cas7/Cst2/DevR → MKVKGVTMTIIFEAESLNYGEGIGNVTTLKKLSREGKQLSYISRQAIRYNIVNQFGEELTPVEKEKGNKSVIQFKPDATIEKYPEIDFFGYMKTKKSKQALTRSAKVRISNAISLEEFKGDIDFLTNKGLADRINADPNIAQSEMHRAFYRYTVNIDLDQIGIDENDNVNLSPDEKIRRIHKLFDVIMFLYRDIKGRRESLAPLFVIGGVYDIKNPFFQNIVMIENRKLKLEPILEILNLNENIKENTKSGLMRGIFENEHEIFEKLNAVSIKEFFEFLKERVKKYYESSAS